A window of the Henckelia pumila isolate YLH828 chromosome 3, ASM3356847v2, whole genome shotgun sequence genome harbors these coding sequences:
- the LOC140890423 gene encoding uncharacterized protein, whose amino-acid sequence MKTEDLINLPASSNSGGGSVKVNPYETGSEANEAKFASHFEVEDMLIVEDHANLPDVDNAPVLKGIDNEQVVVNNTPSQLQSLEIIESAAAVESRTSIESSVHVQNGSLSVQSENSSRNFKKVGARLCSQEIDSCSVSGVKRPRMTVDEKQPSVHVIYTSLTKDSKRKLEELLQEWSQWNAHNCPPSNDSNVLQSGEETYFPALRIDLDKPSAVAFWVDDEMKNRSSKELIPLDGMSVPIYDREFFLALTSAEVSSSLDGGKSLDTSRCFNCGSYSHALRDCPKPRDNAAVNNARKQHKSAKRNQHSGSRNSTRYYQDSQVKKYDGLVPGALDAETRKLLGLGEFDPPPWLNRMREIGYPPAYLEPDEEDQPSGITIFGDDSTKEEPEDGEILGTCYTKPFTKMSVEFPGINSPIPEKADERLWAPCYSNSIRFGDRSLPRYIQSYEYLSQGQYHERRRSRDVEDDGPPGCEPGMSPSLSNHFDRYVDHDSSYESLSSQVSPSMSWSSTFGRSSSDRGRRSPLTRDYGSSNHVRYGTY is encoded by the exons ATGAAAACTGAAGACTTAATCAACCTTCCTGCTTCAAGTAACTCGGGAGGTGGAAGTGTGAAAGTTAATCCATATGAAACTGGTTCTGAAGCCAACGAAGCTAAGTTTGCGTCACATTTTGAGGTGGAAGACATGCTTATTGTCGAGGATCATGCAAACCTGCCTGATGTTGATAATGCTCCAGTGCTGAAGGGAATTGATAATGAACAAGTCGTGGTTAACAATACCCCTTCCCAGCTGCAAAGTTTAGAAATTATTGAATCTGCTGCTGCAGTAGAGTCAAGAACTTCTATTGAATCTTCGGTGCATGTTCAAAATGGATCCCTATCTGTTCAAAGTGAAAACAGTTCAAGGAATTTTAAGAAAGTTGGAGCCCGTCTATGTAGTCAGGAAATAGACTCCTGTT CCGTATCCGGTGTTAAAAGGCCCCGGATGACTGTGGATGAGAAGCAACCATCAGTGCATGTTATATACACCTCTCTTACCAA AGATAGTAAACGAAAGCTTGAGGAGTTATTGCAGGAGTGGTCTCAATGGAATGCACACAACTGCCCACCGTCAAAT GATTCAAATGTTCTTCAATCTGGAGAAGAGACCTACTTCCCAGCTCTCCGCATTGACTTGGATAAGCCTTCTGCTGTG GCCTTTTGGGTGGATGACGAAATGAAAAACCGGTCAAGTAAAGAACTGATACCATTGGATGGAATGTCTGTCCCTATTTATGATCGTGAATTTTTTTTAGCTTTGACTTCTGCTGAAGTTTCCAGTAGTTTGGATGG AGGGAAAAGTTTAGATACTTCCCGGTGTTTCAACTGTGGCTCATACAGCCATGCACTAAGAGATTGCCCTAAGCCTCGCGATAATGCGGCTGTCAATAATGCTCGGAAGCAGCACAAGTCTGCTAAAAGAAACCAACATTCAGGTTCTCGTAATTCAACTAGATATTATCAAGATTCTCAGGTTAAAAAATATGATGGTCTGGTGCCTGGTGCCCTTGATGCTGAAACTCGAAAATTATTGGGACTTGGG GAATTTGACCCACCTCCATGGCTTAACAGAATGCGAGAAATAGGATATCCACCAGCCTATTTAG AACCCGATGAGGAGGATCAGCCTTCAGGGATTACCATTTTTGGAGACGACTCAACTAAGGAAGAACCTGAAGATGGGGAAATTCTTGGTACATGTTATACTAAACCATTCACCAAAATGAGTGTCGAATTTCCAGGAATAAACTCTCCAATCCCAGAAAAAGCAGATGAAAGACTCTGGGCACCTTGCTATTCAAATTCAATTCGTTTTGGAGACCGTTCCCTTCCCAGATACATTCAGTCGTATGAATATCTGAGCCAAGGGCAATATCATGAGAGAAGGCGGTCTAGGGACGTTGAAGATGATGGGCCACCTGGCTGCGAACCTGGAATGAGCCCTTCTTTGTCGAATCATTTTGATAGATATGTTGATCATGACTCGAGTTATGAATCCCTCAGTTCACAGGTAAGTCCATCGATGTCTTGGAGCTCTACATTTGGCAGATCCTCGTCAGATAGAGGTAGACGAAGCCCTTTAACCCGGGATTATGGTTCTTCAAATCATGTCCGATATGGTACTTATTAG
- the LOC140887308 gene encoding nuclear matrix constituent protein 1-like, with product MFSPPKFRSLTPRSDSGQKNVSISAKLPGLNSTPSNGPASTKGKAVAFVGSGGNMDQESLAERVSNLENELFEYQYNLGLLLIEKKEWASKYEEIKETSIEAADAFKSEQAVHLIAMSEAEKREENLKKALGVERQCVLELEKALREMRSEYAEIKFNSDSKLAEASALVASVEEKSWEVEAKFHAADTKLAEVNRKSSEIERKLFEIEAQEAALRRERLSFNSERGTHETALSNKREDLREWEQKLQEAEERLADGGRLLNQREERANENDKILKQKQNDVDELQKKIEVANSMLKSKEDDFSIRLADLAIKEKEAEYIQKSLEVTEKQLLELEEKLNARERLEIQSLVDEHKTILAKKQEEYELEMEQKRKLHDEQLKNKVVELEKKEVEIMHMEEKVKKREETVEKKMEKVREKEINYESKSKGLKEKDKLLKVEAKSLEKDMEQVLAEKEVLLSVKADLENLRADLEKQELRLSEEKKQLKITEDERLELARLQSDLKQEIEKYRYQSEQLTKETEELKREKEKFEKEWEQLDEKRAIIKRELEDALDQKTSLEKFRHSEEVKLNNEKQETQQYIQRELESLKLAKDNFAANMEHEKLMLTEKFHNEKSELLQDFELQKRELETEVRKKQEEMESGLNEREKSFEKEMEKELDTINYLREMARREMEEMKLERLGMDKEKLDISQIKKHIESQQFEMKKDVEELVGLSKKLKDQREQFLKERESFITFVQKQKSCDICGEIIREFLLSDLRPLSEFKNLEAPQLPRVTENYLEADEETFERINDGSPHILVNSGSPGAGGSGAMSWLRKCTSKIFKLSPGKKFELDYDPSAQGATTLYGKQIDVSSPETLPSNESGPKPSQQDASDSFNVQIIESDSGIREVEAVQTPSVDQNSGLKARRRRGMGGKPRASRTRAAKAVTAGAKAIEEREININGDTENSAFTIEESQAESGLVEIPRNRRKRNHVHLSQATVSDSHSEGHSDSVKDGNRQKRRQRVVTAEPSFVEKRYNLRRSKRPVATAANGSLVEAEKGEKKETGGHVSKDVPLPGKSKPTENAEIGGDSIEEINVLEVDVPMRSIEKTIEVPADSSERFMKAGGTHSDHDDLANTSEADMIFREDANGSAGAMDHSIEELNSASYEEEDDNDSDDGDDNEVVHPGEVSIGKKLWTFLTT from the exons ATGTTTTCACCGCCGAAGTTTAGGTCGTTGACGCCGAGGAGCGACTCGGGTCAAAAGAACGTGTCTATTTCTGCGAAGCTTCCGGGCTTGAACTCTACCCCGAGCAATGGTCCGGCATCAACCAAAGGCAAAGCCGTTGCTTTTGTTGGGAGCGGCGGTAATATGGACCAAGAATCGTTGGCTGAGAGGGTATCTAACCTGGAGAACGAG CTTTTTGAGTATCAGTACAATCTCGGGCTTCTTTTAATAGAGAAAAAGGAATGGGCTTCAAAGTATGAAGAAATTAAAGAAACTTCAATTGAGGCAGCTGATGCTTTCAAAAGTGAACAAGCTGTGCATTTGATAGCAATGTCTGAAGCTGAGAAACGGGAAGAGAATTTGAAGAAGGCGTTGGGTGTTGAAAGGCAGTGCGTGCTTGAA CTCGAGAAGGCTTTGCGAGAAATGCGCTCAGAATATgctgaaattaaatttaattctgATTCTAAACTAGCTGAGGCAAGTGCATTAGTTGCCAGTGTTGAAGAAAAATCATGGGAGGTCGAAGCAAAATTCCATGCAGCAGATACCAAACTTGCTGAAGTGAATCGGAAAAGTTCTGAAATTGAAAGGAAGTTATTTGAGATTGAGGCTCAAGAAGCTGCGCTTAGAAGAGAACGTCTCTCCTTTAACTCAGA GCGCGGAACACATGAGACTGCTTTGTCTAACAAACGGGAAGACTTGAGGGAGTGGGAACAGAAATTACAGGAAGCTGAAGAGAGACTGGCTGATGGTGGAAGATTGCTGAATCAAAGGGAGGAGAGGGCAAATGAGAATGATAAGATCTTGAAGCAGAAACAGAATGACGTTGATGAGCTGCAAAAGAAGATTGAGGTGGCTAACTCAATGTTGAAGAGCAAAGAAGATGATTTTAGCATTAGACTAGCAGACCTAGCTATTAAGGAAAAG GAAGCTGAATATATTCAGAAAAGCTTAGAGGTGACAGAAAAACAGTTACTTGAATTGGAAGAAAAGTTAAATGCAAGAGAAAGA TTGGAAATTCAGAGTTTGGTGGATGAACACAAAACCATTCTTGCTAAAAAACAAGAGGAATATGAGCTGGAGATGGAGCAGAAGAGAAAGCTTCATGATGAACAGTTAAAAAATAAGGTTGTTGAATTGGAGAAAAAAGAAGTGGAAATTATGCATATGGAAGAGAAAgtgaagaaaagagaagagacaGTTGAAAAGAAAATGGAGAAAGTGAGGGAGAAGGAAATTAATTATGAATCAAAATCCAAAGGTTTGAAGGAAAAAGATAAGCTGCTTAAAGTTGAGGCGAAAAGCTTGGAGAAGGATATGGAACAAGTGCTTGCTGAAAAGGAAGTCCTGCTCAGTGTAAAGGCTGACCTTGAAAATCTTAGGGCTGACCTTGAAAAACAGGAGTTAAGATTAAGCGAAGAGAAAAAACAGCTAAAGATAACAGAAGATGAAAGATTGGAACTTGCCCGTCTGCAATCTGATTTGAAACAGGAGATAGAGAAATACAGATACCAAAGCGAACAACTAACGAAGGAAACTGAAGAGTTGAAGcgagaaaaagaaaaattcGAGAAAGAATGGGAACAGCTGGATGAAAAAAGAGCCATTATTAAGAGAGAACTTGAAGATGCTCTTGATCAGAAAACAAGTTTAGAAAAATTTAGGCATTCTGAAGAGGTAAAATTAAACAATGAGAAGCAGGAAACACAACAATATATACAGAGGGAATTGGAATCTCTAAAATTGGCAAAAGATAATTTTGCTGCTAACATGGAGCATGAAAAGTTGATGTTGACCGAAAAATTTCACAatgaaaagagtgaactgctTCAAGATTTTGAACTGCAGAAACGTGAACTTGAAACTGAAGTACGGAAGAAGCAGGAGGAGATGGAGAGTGGTTTGAATGAGAGAGAAAAATCATTTGAGAAAGAAATGGAGAAGGAACTTGACACTATTAACTACTTGAGGGAAATGGCCCGAAGAGAAATGGAAGAGATGAAGTTGGAAAGACTTGGGATGGATAAAGAAAAACTGGATATTTCACAGATTAAGAAGCACATAGAATCACAGCAGTTTGAGATgaaaaaagatgttgaggagcTTGTTGGCCTGAGTAAAAAATTGAAGGATCAGAGGGAACAGTTTCTCAAGGAAAGGGAAAGCTTCATTACATTTGTCCAGAAACAGAAAAGCTGCGACATTTGTGGGGAGATAATTCGTGAGTTCTTGCTATCTGATCTCCGCCCACTGTCTGAATTTAAAAACCTTGAGGCTCCTCAACTGCCCAGAGTAACAGAGAATTATCTGGAGGCAGATGAAGAGACTTTCGAGAGGATTAATGACGGTTCACCCCATATTTTAGTTAATTCTGGATCTCCTGGTGCTGGTGGGAGTGGAGCGATGTCTTGGTTGCGAAAATGTACCTCAAAGATATTTAAGTTGTCTCCTGGAAAGAAATTTGAACTTGATTATGACCCTAGTGCCCAAGGAGCAACAACGCTATATGGGAAGCAAATTGATGTGTCCTCACCCGAGACCTTGCCAAGCAATGAAAGTGGTCCCAAGCCATCCCAACAAGACGCAAGTGATTCTTTTAATGTCCAAATAATAGAATCTGATAGTGGCATTAGGGAAGTGGAAGCTGTTCAAACTCCATCAGTTGATCAAAATTCTGGTTTGAAGGCTCGACGTCGACGTGGTATGGGAGGCAAGCCTCGGGCGAGTAGAACACGTGCAGCAAAGGCTGTGACTGCTGGTGCCAAGGCTATTGAAGAGAGAGAGATTAACATTAATGGTGATACTGAAAATTCTGCTTTCACAATTGAGGAAAGCCAAGCAGAATCGGGTCTTGTTGAAATACCAAGAAACAGAAGAAAGAGAAATCATGTTCATTTATCACAAGCAACTGTAAGTGACAGCCACAGTGAAGGTCATTCAGATAGTGTCAAAGATGGCAATCGCCAAAAGAGGCGACAGAGAGTTGTTACAGCTGAACCGAGCTTTGTTGAGAAACGTTACAATCTCCGGCGATCAAAAAG GCCAGTGGCAACAGCAGCTAATGGATCCTTAGTTGAGGCTGAAAAGGGTGAGAAAAAGGAAACCGGTGGTCACGTAAGTAAAGATGTCCCATTGCCTGGCAAATCAAAACCTACCGAAAATGCTGAAATTGGTGGCGATTCAATAGAAGAAATCAACGTACTAGAAGTTGATGTGCCTATGAGAAGCATAGAGAAAACCATTGAGGTTCCTGCGGATAGTTCTGAAAGG TTCATGAAGGCCGGAGGTACCCACAGTGATCATGATGACTTGGCAAACACCTCAGAGGCTGACATGATTTTCAGGGAGGATGCAAATGGATCAGCTGGAGCCATGGACCACAGTATCGAAGAGTTGAACAGTGCAAGCTACGAGGAAGAAGATGACAATGACAGTGATGATGGTGATGACAATGAGGTTGTTCATCCTGGTGAAGTTTCCATCGGGAAGAAACTCTGGACCTTTCTCACCACGTAG